In one Clostridiales bacterium genomic region, the following are encoded:
- a CDS encoding helix-turn-helix transcriptional regulator, with product MRFEIKDLDIEAMFIDIAIFPIYDKDGKIPYAAVLFINRRVYRAKKEIAMAQEYIKSHCDDKFDINQIAKAACLSKTHLTRLFKKHTGTTMYEYYITNKISKLQEQLLDLDLTITQAFNACGLNYNGHFAKVFKQKTGLSPSQYRKKYASK from the coding sequence TTGCGTTTTGAGATAAAAGATTTGGATATTGAGGCGATGTTTATTGACATAGCGATTTTCCCCATTTATGACAAAGACGGAAAGATACCTTACGCGGCGGTATTGTTTATAAACAGGCGCGTATATCGCGCAAAAAAAGAAATCGCCATGGCCCAAGAATACATAAAATCGCATTGCGATGATAAATTTGACATTAACCAAATCGCCAAGGCCGCATGCCTTAGCAAAACGCATTTGACAAGGTTGTTCAAAAAGCATACCGGGACCACTATGTATGAATATTATATTACAAACAAAATAAGCAAACTGCAAGAACAATTATTGGATTTGGACCTTACAATCACCCAGGCTTTTAACGCGTGCGGCTTAAATTACAACGGGCATTTTGCCAAAGTTTTCAAACAAAAAACAGGACTTTCCCCTTCGCAATATCGCAAAAAATACGCTTCAAAATAA